From Virgibacillus natechei, the proteins below share one genomic window:
- a CDS encoding phasin family protein, which yields MMGDTLKKGFLLGLGAAVSGKEKLDSKLKELVDKNELTVDQAKSVMNDFVNKGEMKKDEWSTKQYEQTNGIAKDLGLATKEDINELRARITELEEKLHEK from the coding sequence ATGATGGGTGATACACTTAAAAAAGGATTTTTATTAGGACTTGGTGCTGCAGTTAGTGGGAAAGAAAAGCTAGACAGCAAGCTCAAGGAGTTAGTTGATAAGAATGAGCTAACCGTGGATCAGGCAAAGTCAGTGATGAATGATTTTGTCAACAAAGGTGAAATGAAAAAAGACGAGTGGAGTACCAAGCAATATGAGCAAACAAACGGAATAGCAAAAGATTTAGGGCTAGCGACAAAAGAAGATATTAATGAACTGAGAGCTCGAATTACCGAACTGGAAGA
- a CDS encoding ABC1 kinase family protein, producing MKDSLKYNFIYRYIVIVWMVITFISKIYFFNFRHGVWDKKTKEKWNNLLMEMAKEYRIKAIRLGGVLVKVGQFLSTRTDIMPDVFIKELSGLVDQVPPMSFDYAKSLLEKEWGTKIDEQLLDISESSIASASIGEVYYARLKDKSAVAVKIQRYRVEDIFRKDFVALRMVFWILSVFTSLGKHANLKELYHELIRVMDRELDFEQELEYGNYFKERYQAYDSVAIPTFYERLCTSKVLVMDWMDGGKITDYDYMNKYNINTEDVTKTLFDFYIDQFLNPGTFHADPHSGNILVQTDGTISIIDFGMVGELRKADTENFKLLVQGFIIDDYDIVMDTLEEMNFLLPNADKEKLKKTLTDAIEMYESGSLKDMDAATISKVTNEISAFIKEQPIQLPANYAYFGRAISIVIGILFKLYPDMDIEEWMKPKIKQWFGKKNLFESIYKQKVKDMTSPLLSVPNAVVSYLESGDRDREWDKKKHQLQLKHHFYLLLEVISFIIIVVGAGLTVLGYFLNVTNIIVIALVLIVVFTTIMSISLFKHYRMIRSANKGGV from the coding sequence TTGAAGGATTCATTGAAATATAATTTTATTTATCGTTATATCGTCATCGTTTGGATGGTTATTACATTTATTTCAAAAATTTACTTTTTCAACTTTCGCCATGGTGTGTGGGATAAGAAGACAAAGGAAAAATGGAATAACCTATTAATGGAGATGGCGAAAGAATATCGAATCAAAGCAATTAGGCTAGGTGGCGTACTTGTAAAAGTTGGCCAATTTTTAAGTACAAGAACCGATATTATGCCAGATGTATTTATCAAAGAGCTGTCTGGTTTAGTAGACCAGGTGCCACCAATGTCATTTGATTATGCCAAGTCATTGTTAGAGAAAGAATGGGGCACCAAGATTGATGAGCAACTTTTGGACATAAGTGAATCTTCCATTGCTTCTGCTTCAATTGGTGAAGTGTATTATGCAAGGTTAAAGGATAAATCTGCTGTTGCTGTAAAAATTCAACGCTATAGGGTCGAGGATATTTTTCGCAAAGATTTTGTTGCATTACGAATGGTGTTCTGGATTCTATCCGTTTTCACTTCATTAGGTAAACATGCGAACTTGAAAGAACTGTATCACGAACTTATACGTGTAATGGACCGGGAACTGGACTTTGAACAGGAATTAGAATATGGGAATTATTTCAAAGAACGTTATCAAGCTTATGATTCTGTTGCTATTCCAACTTTTTACGAGCGTTTATGTACAAGTAAGGTGCTCGTCATGGACTGGATGGATGGAGGAAAAATAACAGATTATGATTATATGAATAAATATAACATTAATACAGAAGATGTCACGAAGACGCTGTTTGATTTTTATATTGATCAGTTTCTGAACCCAGGTACTTTCCATGCAGATCCACATAGTGGTAATATTTTAGTACAAACGGATGGCACCATCTCGATTATTGATTTTGGTATGGTAGGTGAATTGCGTAAAGCGGACACAGAAAATTTTAAACTGCTCGTCCAAGGATTCATTATCGATGATTATGATATCGTAATGGATACGCTGGAGGAAATGAATTTCCTGCTGCCGAATGCCGATAAAGAGAAACTAAAAAAAACCTTAACAGATGCAATTGAAATGTATGAAAGTGGATCATTAAAGGATATGGATGCAGCAACCATTTCAAAAGTTACAAATGAAATAAGTGCTTTTATTAAAGAACAACCCATCCAATTACCTGCAAATTATGCCTATTTCGGAAGGGCAATCTCGATTGTAATTGGCATACTATTTAAGCTTTATCCGGATATGGATATTGAAGAATGGATGAAGCCAAAAATTAAGCAATGGTTTGGCAAAAAAAATCTCTTTGAATCCATCTATAAACAAAAAGTGAAAGACATGACAAGTCCCCTATTGTCGGTACCTAATGCAGTTGTAAGCTACCTGGAAAGTGGTGATAGGGACAGGGAGTGGGACAAGAAAAAACACCAGCTCCAGCTAAAGCATCACTTTTATTTACTTTTAGAAGTGATTAGTTTTATCATAATAGTAGTAGGGGCAGGATTAACTGTATTAGGTTATTTCCTGAACGTAACAAATATAATCGTAATTGCGTTGGTGCTAATTGTTGTATTCACGACTATCATGAGTATTAGTTTATTTAAACATTATCGAATGATTCGATCCGCAAATAAGGGAGGTGTTTAA
- a CDS encoding YjiH family protein has protein sequence MRINNYTAMDHLKFIIPSLLGIFLFMTPIQTGDGLTIPIAVLANWIQDILAGQLSAIMMIIIVLTAVMTMIARFIGPNAFARTPFFQSLFYTSWFWTITRVLAGLFAIMVFFQLGPEAVHGPDTGQMLLDDLLHVLFAVFLFAGLFLPLLMNFGLLELFGTLMTKVMRPLFKLPGRASIDSLASWIGDGTIGVLLSSKQYEAGYYTKREAAVIGTTFSVVSITFSLVIIAEVGLEHMFVPFYLTVLAAGGVAAFIMPRIPPLSKKTNTYIDDNAQGIAEEIPKEYNVLTFGYSKALERSKKETSVNRFFKEGGKNILDMWMGVAPIVMAFGLVALIVAENTPLFQWLGLPFVPLLELMQVPEAAAASETILIGFADMFLPAIFASSIEAEITRFIIAALSVSQLIYMSEVGGLLLGSKVPVSFKDLVVIFLLRTIITLPIITLIAHMIF, from the coding sequence ATGAGAATCAACAATTATACTGCGATGGATCATTTAAAATTTATTATACCATCCCTACTTGGTATCTTTTTATTTATGACGCCAATACAAACAGGTGATGGACTTACGATTCCAATTGCTGTATTAGCAAATTGGATACAAGATATCTTGGCGGGGCAACTATCTGCTATTATGATGATTATAATCGTTCTTACAGCTGTGATGACGATGATTGCTAGATTTATAGGACCAAACGCGTTTGCTAGAACTCCCTTTTTCCAAAGCCTTTTTTATACAAGCTGGTTTTGGACAATAACGAGAGTCCTTGCGGGTCTATTCGCTATTATGGTCTTCTTCCAATTAGGGCCAGAAGCCGTACATGGTCCAGATACAGGACAAATGCTCCTGGATGACTTGCTGCATGTATTATTTGCTGTCTTTTTATTCGCTGGACTATTTTTACCATTATTGATGAATTTTGGTTTACTAGAATTATTTGGAACGTTAATGACCAAGGTAATGAGGCCTTTGTTCAAACTACCAGGTCGTGCATCGATTGATTCCTTAGCATCTTGGATTGGGGACGGGACGATTGGGGTTCTACTGTCAAGTAAGCAATATGAAGCAGGCTATTACACGAAACGGGAAGCTGCTGTTATCGGGACAACGTTCTCCGTCGTGTCGATTACATTCAGCTTAGTTATTATTGCTGAGGTTGGACTTGAGCATATGTTTGTGCCTTTCTACTTAACTGTACTTGCGGCGGGTGGTGTAGCTGCATTTATAATGCCACGGATTCCACCATTATCTAAAAAAACGAATACGTATATTGATGACAATGCTCAAGGTATCGCAGAAGAAATTCCCAAAGAGTATAATGTGCTTACATTTGGCTATAGCAAAGCACTAGAACGCAGTAAAAAGGAAACTAGTGTTAACCGTTTTTTCAAAGAGGGCGGGAAAAATATTCTAGATATGTGGATGGGTGTAGCTCCAATTGTTATGGCGTTTGGTTTAGTGGCATTAATTGTTGCTGAAAATACACCTCTATTTCAATGGCTCGGCCTACCATTCGTACCACTACTTGAACTGATGCAGGTTCCGGAAGCAGCAGCGGCATCTGAAACGATATTAATTGGTTTTGCGGACATGTTCCTACCAGCTATTTTTGCTTCTTCTATTGAAGCAGAAATCACACGTTTCATCATTGCAGCTTTATCCGTTTCACAATTAATCTATATGTCAGAAGTCGGTGGCCTGTTATTAGGGTCGAAAGTTCCAGTATCGTTCAAAGATCTAGTTGTTATTTTCCTACTACGAACCATTATTACGTTGCCAATCATTACATTGATTGCGCATATGATATTTTAA
- a CDS encoding sugar nucleotide-binding protein, with the protein MKVCVFGASGYVGTSVYKSLESMEDFEVSGTYLDHNPIFDNLYKLDINEPESFSDFFKKESPDVVIWSVMNGPNEHVLTDQGLLHLITHLTPATKLIYISSDFVYSAGKGPYVEEDPLSTLPNDHLFSTYTNAKVKAERFILNELSNYVILRVGPVYGENQAGKMDERTEKLFRQLDSGQPIAFRDDLIRTFVHVEDLANVIVEMLEKDIIGIFNVGPSEKRSFYEFMSGIADQFGYHSNLVEKDSEYEEADQEIPKDTSLITEKITKTVNQNFR; encoded by the coding sequence ATGAAAGTATGTGTATTTGGAGCAAGTGGTTATGTAGGGACATCCGTTTATAAATCGTTAGAAAGTATGGAAGATTTCGAGGTTAGTGGAACGTATTTGGATCACAATCCCATATTTGATAACTTGTATAAACTGGATATAAATGAACCGGAGTCTTTCTCTGATTTTTTCAAAAAGGAAAGCCCTGACGTGGTTATTTGGTCCGTTATGAATGGGCCAAATGAACATGTGTTGACGGACCAGGGATTATTGCATTTAATAACACATTTAACTCCAGCTACGAAGCTGATTTATATTTCATCTGATTTCGTCTATAGTGCTGGCAAAGGGCCGTATGTGGAGGAAGATCCGTTATCGACATTACCTAATGATCATCTATTTAGCACCTATACAAATGCAAAAGTAAAGGCTGAGCGATTTATTCTTAATGAACTATCAAACTATGTCATACTCAGAGTCGGTCCTGTTTACGGTGAGAATCAAGCTGGGAAGATGGATGAGCGCACAGAAAAATTGTTCCGTCAATTAGATTCAGGACAACCAATTGCGTTTCGTGATGATTTAATTCGGACGTTTGTACATGTAGAAGATTTGGCGAATGTTATCGTAGAAATGCTGGAAAAGGATATCATAGGCATTTTCAATGTAGGCCCATCTGAGAAACGAAGCTTCTATGAATTTATGAGTGGTATAGCAGATCAATTTGGTTATCATTCCAACCTAGTAGAAAAAGATTCTGAATATGAAGAAGCAGATCAGGAAATACCAAAAGACACATCGTTAATTACGGAAAAAATCACCAAAACAGTAAACCAGAATTTCAGGTAA
- a CDS encoding acyltransferase family protein — protein sequence MKRNPFFDNARLLLIFLVVFGHIIQPFVDGSRGMNTLYMWIYTFHMPAFILLAGFFAKGFGNKDYILNLAKKLVVPYILFQLLYSGFYFLIGQEGWQGLFYPHWSLWFLISLFSWHILLYWFKKIPVGLSIMIAIQLGLLVGYFGGIGHSFSISRTFVFFPFFLIGYFITEKQVMGLKSKRVKISSLIMMPALAAAIYYLPTIDTGWLLGSQSYGDLGLTAFGGFARLIFYIIAGLMVISVLAWVPQRNSWFTSIGSRTLYIYLLHGFFIQAFRATDLFEVNHVFDVFGLAAISGVIVFILSSKPLVGIAQPVIEGKASIIKKEYSRKTSKKSA from the coding sequence ATGAAAAGAAATCCGTTTTTTGATAATGCAAGATTATTATTGATTTTCCTCGTTGTTTTTGGACACATCATTCAACCTTTTGTAGATGGGTCGAGAGGGATGAATACACTTTACATGTGGATTTATACCTTTCACATGCCAGCATTTATTTTATTAGCAGGTTTCTTTGCGAAAGGTTTCGGGAATAAGGATTATATCCTGAATTTAGCAAAAAAACTAGTAGTTCCATATATTTTATTTCAATTGCTATATTCTGGGTTTTACTTCTTGATTGGTCAAGAAGGTTGGCAAGGGTTGTTTTATCCGCATTGGTCTTTATGGTTTCTAATCAGTTTGTTTAGTTGGCATATATTACTTTACTGGTTTAAGAAAATTCCTGTTGGATTGAGTATTATGATTGCGATTCAATTGGGGTTACTTGTAGGCTATTTTGGTGGAATTGGGCACTCATTCAGTATATCACGCACGTTTGTATTTTTTCCGTTTTTCCTGATTGGTTACTTTATTACAGAAAAACAAGTGATGGGATTAAAAAGCAAACGCGTAAAGATAAGCTCACTCATTATGATGCCAGCACTCGCGGCAGCTATCTACTATCTTCCAACGATTGACACAGGATGGCTACTTGGCTCTCAGTCATATGGTGATTTAGGTTTGACTGCATTTGGAGGATTCGCTCGTCTTATTTTTTATATTATTGCGGGTCTGATGGTAATTAGTGTTTTGGCCTGGGTTCCACAGCGCAACAGTTGGTTCACGAGTATTGGATCACGAACACTATATATCTATTTATTACATGGGTTTTTCATTCAGGCTTTCCGTGCAACCGATCTATTTGAAGTAAATCATGTATTTGATGTATTTGGTCTTGCAGCAATTTCTGGTGTTATTGTATTTATTTTATCCAGTAAGCCTTTAGTTGGTATAGCGCAACCAGTTATTGAAGGAAAGGCTTCCATCATTAAAAAAGAATATAGTAGGAAAACAAGCAAGAAATCAGCGTAA
- the ku gene encoding non-homologous end joining protein Ku, which yields MHTMWKGTVSFGLVNIPVKMHAATENKDVKMRQLHKECETPVKYEKTCPNCDREIENDEIVKAYEYAKNQFVILEEEELKELQKEQADKAVEIMDFVKLEEIDPIYFEKSYFLSPNDGGDKAYGLLRNSLKDTGKIGVAKMVIRSKEQLVIIRVYENTLIAETIHYPDEVRKVKDVPNVPEEITTADKELDTAKMLIDQLTTEFDPEKYTDDYRASLLELIEDKKNNEETTTTTTAKEKPTPDNTTDLMGALEASLDKAKSNKTKPTQPKKKTKSTTTKKKKAT from the coding sequence ATGCATACAATGTGGAAGGGTACGGTTAGTTTCGGACTTGTAAATATTCCTGTGAAAATGCATGCTGCAACGGAAAATAAAGATGTTAAAATGCGCCAATTGCATAAAGAATGTGAAACCCCAGTTAAATATGAAAAGACATGCCCGAATTGTGATAGGGAAATTGAAAATGATGAGATCGTTAAAGCATATGAATATGCAAAAAATCAATTTGTGATTTTAGAAGAAGAGGAATTGAAAGAACTACAAAAAGAACAGGCCGATAAAGCTGTAGAAATTATGGATTTTGTAAAGTTGGAAGAGATTGATCCGATTTACTTTGAAAAAAGTTACTTTCTATCCCCTAACGATGGAGGAGACAAAGCATATGGGTTATTACGTAATTCCTTAAAAGACACTGGGAAAATCGGTGTGGCAAAGATGGTAATTCGGTCGAAGGAACAGTTAGTGATCATTCGTGTATATGAAAATACATTAATAGCTGAAACAATTCATTATCCGGATGAAGTCCGAAAAGTAAAGGATGTTCCAAACGTTCCGGAGGAGATAACAACAGCCGATAAAGAATTAGATACAGCTAAAATGCTTATTGACCAATTAACAACGGAATTTGATCCGGAGAAATATACGGACGATTACCGCGCGTCCTTGCTTGAGTTAATTGAAGACAAGAAAAACAACGAAGAGACAACGACCACAACCACTGCGAAAGAGAAGCCAACTCCTGATAATACTACCGATTTAATGGGAGCGCTTGAGGCTTCGCTTGATAAAGCTAAGTCAAACAAAACTAAGCCAACGCAACCAAAGAAAAAAACAAAATCCACAACCACGAAGAAAAAGAAAGCGACATAA
- a CDS encoding DNA ligase D, which yields MEVMKPIVRSETLAGNDWLYEVKYDGFRCVLHWEETGNIRLISRNNKDLTDHFPEIMEACVKNESLVHSSLPLKLDGELCVLNNSFQANFSAIQKRGRLKNKESIRRAANTRPASFLAFDLLHYKGTDYKKETYQQRKSMLDEFFAIINLGGRIGFIEAYDDAETLGGIVFDFQAEGMIAKRKESIYHHGKDHHDWFKIKNWRTIHGFLTHYNPENDYFTVCIYEGEHIKVIGKCKHGLDSEAFQTLKKLFTTKGEKQDGGYTLPPAICASIHTLDFYKAQLREPEFVSLLPSVRAEDCTVERLNIDINMFPNTVQLSNTEKLFWPDKGLTKGDLLVYIRRIAPYMLPFLKGRALTIIRAPDGVKEEHFFQKHLPDYAPSFISRLEINDEKVIVCEDLDALIWFANHGAVEYHIPFQTIEHDFPSEIVFDLDPPNRENFDLAIQAARIIKTMLDDLELVSFVKTSGNKGLQIHIPISTGVMSYDETAIFTQAIAQTVENAYPEHFTTERLKKNRNGRLYIDYLQHAKDKTLIAPYSPRKTDEGTIAAPVFWEEVEEGLRPEQFTIENAVERVHLLGCPFAKYVEVGKEQKLDNVLALVRGSDKD from the coding sequence ATGGAAGTAATGAAGCCCATTGTTAGATCGGAAACACTCGCTGGAAATGACTGGTTATATGAAGTGAAATATGACGGTTTTCGCTGTGTTTTACATTGGGAAGAAACTGGTAATATTCGCCTTATCAGCAGAAATAACAAAGATTTAACGGATCACTTTCCAGAAATTATGGAAGCCTGTGTGAAAAATGAATCGCTAGTGCATTCATCTCTTCCACTTAAGCTTGATGGAGAACTATGCGTGTTAAACAATTCCTTTCAAGCTAACTTCTCTGCTATTCAAAAGAGAGGTCGTTTGAAAAATAAAGAATCGATTCGTCGCGCTGCTAATACAAGACCTGCCAGCTTTTTGGCCTTTGATCTGCTACATTACAAAGGAACGGATTACAAAAAGGAAACCTATCAACAACGGAAATCAATGCTTGATGAATTTTTCGCTATAATAAACCTGGGGGGACGTATCGGTTTCATCGAAGCTTATGATGATGCAGAGACTTTAGGGGGAATTGTTTTTGACTTTCAGGCGGAGGGCATGATTGCTAAACGAAAAGAGAGTATTTATCATCATGGAAAAGACCACCATGACTGGTTCAAGATTAAAAACTGGCGAACGATTCACGGATTTCTCACGCACTATAATCCGGAAAATGATTATTTCACTGTTTGTATTTATGAGGGTGAACATATAAAAGTAATCGGGAAATGTAAGCATGGACTTGATTCTGAAGCCTTTCAGACGTTAAAAAAGCTTTTCACAACAAAAGGAGAGAAACAAGATGGAGGCTACACACTTCCTCCTGCAATTTGTGCTTCGATTCATACCCTAGATTTTTATAAAGCACAACTACGCGAGCCGGAATTTGTTTCCCTTTTGCCATCTGTTAGAGCTGAAGATTGTACGGTTGAACGGTTAAACATCGATATCAATATGTTTCCAAACACCGTGCAACTTTCCAATACGGAAAAACTATTTTGGCCAGATAAAGGGCTCACAAAAGGAGACTTGCTTGTTTACATACGCAGAATCGCACCCTACATGCTTCCTTTTTTAAAGGGACGCGCGTTAACCATCATCCGAGCACCTGACGGGGTGAAGGAAGAGCACTTTTTCCAAAAGCACCTCCCGGATTATGCACCTTCCTTTATCAGTCGGTTAGAAATCAATGATGAAAAGGTTATTGTATGTGAAGATTTGGATGCCCTTATCTGGTTTGCCAATCATGGTGCAGTGGAATATCATATTCCTTTTCAAACGATTGAACATGATTTTCCCAGTGAAATTGTTTTTGACTTGGATCCCCCTAATAGAGAGAACTTTGACTTAGCTATTCAAGCCGCTCGTATCATTAAAACGATGCTTGACGACTTGGAACTTGTCTCTTTTGTTAAAACATCTGGAAACAAAGGACTGCAAATCCACATTCCCATTTCTACTGGGGTCATGTCTTACGATGAAACGGCAATCTTTACGCAAGCCATTGCCCAGACCGTTGAGAATGCTTATCCAGAACATTTTACAACAGAGAGATTGAAAAAAAATCGAAATGGCCGCTTATACATCGACTACCTTCAGCACGCAAAAGACAAAACATTAATAGCACCTTATTCTCCACGAAAAACAGATGAAGGGACGATAGCTGCCCCAGTATTTTGGGAAGAAGTTGAAGAAGGATTGCGCCCTGAACAATTTACCATTGAAAATGCAGTGGAGCGTGTGCATCTATTAGGGTGCCCCTTTGCGAAATACGTTGAGGTAGGAAAAGAGCAGAAACTGGATAACGTGTTGGCACTTGTGCGGGGTTCAGACAAGGATTGA
- a CDS encoding OsmC family protein: MATEHFHLKASWPGGRNSEGYIDAGNLQTKISIPTEMDGPGVGTNPDEMLLGAAATCYIITLAAMIERAELPLKEMSLESEGIVDVTNGVFTYEKIIHKPTVILQGGAPAGDRKRIEKLVEKAEKSCMISRAIQGNVELELEATIK, encoded by the coding sequence ATGGCAACAGAACATTTTCATTTAAAAGCATCATGGCCAGGCGGAAGAAATAGTGAGGGCTATATCGACGCAGGCAATTTACAAACAAAAATCTCCATTCCAACTGAAATGGACGGACCCGGCGTCGGTACGAACCCAGATGAAATGCTGTTAGGAGCTGCTGCTACTTGCTATATTATTACATTGGCAGCTATGATCGAACGGGCTGAATTACCATTGAAAGAGATGTCGCTAGAATCCGAAGGCATTGTCGACGTCACGAATGGAGTATTCACGTATGAAAAAATCATTCATAAACCAACTGTCATTCTTCAGGGTGGTGCACCAGCAGGAGACCGTAAAAGAATAGAAAAATTAGTTGAAAAAGCCGAAAAAAGTTGCATGATTTCCCGAGCGATTCAAGGGAATGTGGAATTAGAGCTCGAAGCAACGATTAAATAA
- the chrA gene encoding chromate efflux transporter, translating into MRSLLEILGTSLRLGLTSFGGPVAHLGYFKDEYVDKRKWLDDKTYADIIAICQFLPGPASSQVGIAIGMLRGGMWGGVVSWLGFTIPSVIVLVLFALLYQSFALGDATWIASLKVVAVAIVAHAVLGLGKKLTPDRPRIAIALVAALIMLLFPSAIVQISIIIGAAIIGFYMFSKNAEPNVQSFSVSITKKQGIISLSILVALLIGLPIIAQALSNTYLNIFDIFFRVGSIVFGGGHVVLPLLEQEVVPNGLIKSGEFMAGYGMAQAVPGPLFTFAAYLGTMINGVIGAIVATVGIFLPSFLLIVGALPFLSELRKRSSFQGILTGVNASVVGILLAAFYNPVFTSGIMSGAHFGFAAILFALLHFWKTPAWMVVIVGVILGELIHLLFV; encoded by the coding sequence TTGCGATCTTTATTAGAAATTTTAGGCACTTCTTTAAGACTCGGTCTCACATCTTTTGGAGGCCCTGTTGCTCATTTAGGCTATTTTAAAGATGAATATGTCGATAAACGAAAATGGCTGGATGATAAAACCTATGCAGATATAATTGCCATCTGCCAATTTCTCCCTGGTCCTGCTAGCAGTCAGGTGGGAATTGCCATTGGGATGTTGCGCGGTGGAATGTGGGGTGGTGTCGTCTCATGGTTAGGATTTACGATTCCATCTGTAATTGTTCTTGTATTATTTGCTTTGCTCTACCAGTCTTTTGCACTGGGGGATGCAACCTGGATTGCAAGTCTGAAGGTCGTTGCTGTGGCAATTGTTGCCCATGCGGTATTAGGGTTGGGTAAAAAGCTCACACCAGACCGACCACGGATTGCAATAGCACTAGTAGCAGCTTTAATTATGCTCTTATTTCCATCAGCCATCGTACAGATTTCAATTATTATCGGTGCTGCAATTATAGGGTTTTATATGTTTTCAAAAAATGCAGAACCAAATGTACAGTCTTTTTCCGTCTCGATTACGAAAAAACAAGGGATCATTTCATTGTCTATTTTGGTTGCATTACTAATTGGGCTTCCAATTATAGCGCAAGCCCTTTCGAATACATACTTGAACATTTTTGATATATTCTTCCGTGTTGGTTCCATCGTTTTTGGTGGCGGACATGTTGTCTTGCCTCTGTTGGAACAGGAAGTCGTGCCAAACGGATTGATAAAGAGTGGAGAATTTATGGCAGGGTACGGGATGGCACAGGCAGTTCCAGGACCATTGTTCACATTTGCGGCTTATTTAGGAACGATGATCAACGGAGTGATAGGTGCGATTGTTGCTACAGTAGGCATCTTTCTGCCATCATTTTTATTAATCGTTGGTGCACTGCCGTTTTTAAGTGAACTGCGTAAGCGCTCTAGTTTTCAAGGGATTCTAACTGGTGTTAATGCAAGTGTGGTTGGTATTTTACTTGCGGCATTTTATAATCCAGTATTTACAAGTGGTATTATGAGTGGTGCGCATTTTGGATTTGCAGCAATTTTATTCGCGCTCCTTCACTTCTGGAAGACACCTGCATGGATGGTTGTGATTGTTGGTGTTATTCTTGGCGAGTTAATTCATTTACTTTTTGTATAA
- a CDS encoding L-cystine transporter — translation MEVIYILLNIAVLLAIIGLLIWMQKQHFSFTKRVFTGLGLGIVLGGILQAIYGVDSNVLAETTEWYSIVGSGYISLLMMIVIPLVMVSIIQSIINLEKTAELGKMSAWIIGILITTTMVAALIGIGTATVFDLSAEEIEAGQPEEERATMLETTLGDVEEQSTPQRILNFIPSNIFLDMTGERSTSVIAVVIFSMIVGIAVLGLRRKNPEQAEMFTKIVNAFYGVVMRIVTLILRLAPFGVLALMANMVATTDVAGIMELGKFVIASYVALFIMFVLHLILVGLFGLNPLTFLKKVMPVLGFAFTSRSSAGTIPLNIQAQKRSLGVDQGVANMSASFGATMGQNGCAGIYPAMLAVMIAPTVGIDPLSPAFIVQLVLIIGISSFGVAGVGGGATFAALIVLSSMNLPVALAGLLISIEALIDMGRTALNVNGSMVSGTLTSRILKRFDTKTFNDKNAIEESSSL, via the coding sequence ATGGAAGTCATTTATATTTTATTAAATATCGCGGTTTTATTAGCAATCATTGGACTACTAATTTGGATGCAGAAGCAGCATTTTTCATTTACAAAACGCGTATTCACCGGTTTGGGTTTAGGAATTGTACTTGGAGGTATATTACAGGCAATCTATGGTGTTGACTCAAATGTGTTAGCAGAAACAACGGAATGGTATAGTATTGTCGGCAGTGGTTACATTAGCCTGCTGATGATGATTGTAATTCCACTGGTCATGGTATCAATCATTCAATCTATCATTAATTTGGAGAAAACGGCTGAACTGGGCAAAATGTCTGCTTGGATCATTGGTATACTTATTACGACAACCATGGTTGCGGCTTTAATCGGTATTGGAACAGCAACAGTATTTGATTTGAGTGCCGAGGAAATTGAAGCAGGGCAACCAGAAGAAGAACGAGCTACAATGCTTGAAACGACACTAGGAGATGTGGAGGAACAATCAACACCACAGCGAATCCTTAATTTCATTCCATCAAACATATTTTTGGATATGACAGGGGAACGCTCGACATCGGTCATTGCAGTTGTGATATTTTCCATGATCGTAGGGATAGCTGTGCTTGGATTACGTAGGAAAAATCCGGAGCAGGCAGAAATGTTTACGAAAATTGTCAATGCCTTTTATGGTGTCGTGATGCGCATTGTAACACTTATCTTGCGCTTGGCGCCATTCGGAGTCTTGGCTTTAATGGCAAATATGGTAGCAACCACAGATGTAGCAGGAATCATGGAACTGGGTAAATTTGTGATTGCTTCTTATGTAGCCTTATTTATTATGTTTGTCCTTCATTTAATCCTTGTGGGTTTATTCGGTTTAAATCCGCTGACATTTTTGAAAAAAGTGATGCCGGTATTAGGATTTGCTTTCACATCACGCTCAAGTGCAGGAACAATTCCATTAAATATTCAGGCACAGAAAAGGTCGCTAGGTGTTGATCAGGGAGTCGCAAACATGTCAGCTTCATTTGGCGCTACGATGGGTCAAAACGGATGTGCGGGAATTTATCCGGCGATGTTAGCAGTGATGATCGCACCAACCGTAGGTATCGATCCACTTTCGCCAGCATTTATCGTTCAATTGGTATTAATTATTGGTATTAGTTCATTTGGTGTCGCAGGTGTTGGGGGCGGCGCAACATTTGCTGCCTTGATCGTACTCTCATCCATGAACTTGCCTGTAGCATTAGCAGGACTGTTAATTTCCATCGAAGCACTCATCGACATGGGTCGTACAGCGCTTAACGTCAATGGATCGATGGTTTCTGGAACATTAACATCGCGAATTTTAAAGCGATTTGATACAAAAACATTTAATGATAAAAATGCAATAGAAGAAAGTTCTTCGTTGTAA